The following are from one region of the Acidobacteriota bacterium genome:
- a CDS encoding RES domain-containing protein, protein MTSRRLDESLRAYRMGDPAGEHPVYSGAGSRRYPGRWNERGQTVIYASEHYSTALLETLARTGEMPRNQHYVGIEIPAGVTYEVVTKDNLPGWCDVDGAVARAFGSAWYRERRSAILIVPSVVARVERNVLIHPHHDDAGSIRVGLETPVYWDSRLFAR, encoded by the coding sequence GTGACCTCGCGTCGCCTCGACGAGTCGTTGCGAGCCTACCGGATGGGCGATCCAGCGGGGGAACATCCGGTGTACAGCGGCGCCGGGTCACGCAGGTACCCCGGCCGCTGGAACGAACGCGGCCAGACTGTGATCTATGCGTCCGAGCATTACTCGACCGCCCTGCTGGAGACGCTGGCGCGCACTGGCGAGATGCCGCGGAACCAGCATTATGTTGGAATCGAGATTCCCGCCGGGGTGACGTACGAGGTGGTCACGAAGGACAATCTGCCGGGTTGGTGTGATGTCGACGGCGCGGTTGCGCGAGCGTTCGGGTCGGCGTGGTACCGGGAACGGCGGTCGGCGATCCTGATCGTGCCCAGCGTTGTAGCGCGAGTGGAGCGCAACGTGCTCATCCATCCGCACCACGACGACGCCGGTTCAATCAGGGTCGGACTTGAGACTCCCGTCTACTGGGATTCGCGCCTGTTCGCTCGGTGA
- a CDS encoding DUF2384 domain-containing protein, translated as MADEALASGTTGSFSEAAEIARLMGLPSWRKMSSLSLVNQIEQGLPLQAVDRVAQVMAPDDPHAKFTLLSRSTWSRLQKRSRQQLTREMSERVHGVARVVLEARRLWADDESAMVRFLNRPHLLLGGRTPLDVARESTTGADLVVRIIGEARAGVAV; from the coding sequence ATGGCGGACGAGGCGCTCGCCAGCGGCACGACGGGGTCCTTCAGCGAGGCGGCCGAGATTGCGCGGCTCATGGGACTACCTTCATGGCGGAAGATGAGCAGCCTGTCCCTCGTCAACCAGATCGAACAGGGGCTTCCCCTGCAAGCCGTCGACCGGGTCGCGCAGGTCATGGCCCCGGACGACCCGCACGCGAAGTTCACGCTGTTGTCGCGGTCGACCTGGTCCCGCCTTCAGAAACGGTCACGTCAACAACTTACGCGCGAGATGAGCGAGCGCGTTCATGGCGTGGCGCGTGTGGTACTGGAAGCGCGCAGGCTGTGGGCGGACGACGAATCCGCGATGGTACGGTTTCTCAACCGGCCGCACCTGTTGCTCGGTGGGCGCACGCCCCTGGATGTAGCCCGGGAGTCGACGACCGGCGCCGATCTCGTCGTCAGGATCATCGGTGAAGCGAGAGCCGGGGTCGCGGTGTGA
- a CDS encoding nucleoside 2-deoxyribosyltransferase, whose translation MPKTLYLANPYGFSAQQKAGPLAALVDALTAAGAEVWEPFARNTHLNTGAAGWAYRVGQADVRDVREADGIFAVVNGCPPDEGVMVELGLAIAWGKPTFLFRDDFRRCCDSDVYPLNLMLFTGMPETGWEAYWYGSVEDIADPDKALARWLPE comes from the coding sequence ATGCCAAAGACGCTCTATCTCGCCAACCCCTACGGCTTCTCCGCCCAGCAGAAGGCAGGGCCGCTGGCGGCGCTCGTCGACGCGCTGACGGCCGCCGGCGCCGAGGTGTGGGAGCCGTTCGCCCGCAACACTCATTTAAACACGGGCGCCGCCGGATGGGCCTACCGGGTGGGGCAGGCGGACGTGCGCGACGTGCGCGAGGCCGACGGCATCTTCGCCGTGGTCAACGGCTGCCCGCCGGACGAGGGGGTGATGGTGGAGCTCGGCCTCGCGATAGCCTGGGGCAAGCCGACCTTCCTGTTCCGCGACGACTTTCGCCGCTGCTGCGACAGCGACGTCTACCCGCTGAACCTGATGCTGTTCACCGGCATGCCGGAGACCGGCTGGGAGGCGTACTGGTACGGCTCGGTCGAGGATATCGCCGATCCGGACAAGGCGCTGGCGCGGTGGCTCCCGGAATGA
- a CDS encoding DUF433 domain-containing protein has protein sequence MTRLHRITRDPDVMGGRPCIRGLRVTVGTIVGLLAAGHDPDEVLAAYPYLERDDIRQALAYAAWRSEEQEVAVGSS, from the coding sequence GTGACCAGACTGCATCGAATCACGCGAGATCCAGACGTCATGGGAGGGCGCCCGTGCATTCGGGGGCTTCGCGTGACGGTGGGGACCATCGTGGGGCTTCTGGCTGCGGGCCATGACCCGGACGAAGTTCTGGCCGCCTACCCCTATCTCGAGCGTGACGACATCCGCCAGGCGCTCGCGTATGCCGCGTGGCGCAGCGAGGAGCAGGAAGTCGCGGTCGGTTCGAGTTGA